The following coding sequences lie in one Zingiber officinale cultivar Zhangliang chromosome 2B, Zo_v1.1, whole genome shotgun sequence genomic window:
- the LOC122049608 gene encoding peroxidase P7-like, with protein sequence MAALLGEITLLLGVLALFSGAAVDAQLSPTFYSSSCPNLQSVVRSAMTQAVNRERRMAASILRLFFHDCFVNGCDGSILLDDTSTFTGEKNAGPNVNSVRGFEVIDTIKANVESACRATVSCADILALAARDGVVQLGGPTWTVQLGRRDARTASQSAANSNLPGPGFSLAQLVAAFSAKGLSARDMTALSGAHTIGQARCATFRSHIYTDSNINSSFAALRRRNCPSSGGDSNLAPLDLQTPVGFDNRYYQNLVAQQGLLHSDQELFNGGSQDALVRLYSTNPATFNSDFTAAMVRMGNISPLTGSRGEIRVNCRRVN encoded by the exons ATGGCGGCATTGCTCGGTGAGATAACGCTCCTCCTCGGTGTCCTTGCGCTGTTCAGCGGAGCCGCCGTCGACGCTCAGCTGTCGCCGACGTTCTATAGCAGTTCATGCCCCAACCTGCAGTCCGTCGTGCGATCCGCCATGACGCAGGCCGTCAACCGGGAGAGGAGAATGGCTGCCTCCATCCTCCGCCTCTTCTTCCATGACTGCTTCGTCAAT GGATGTGACGGATCGATTCTTCTGGACGACACGTCCACTTTCACCGGCGAGAAAAACGCCGGTCCGAATGTGAACTCTGTGCGTGGCTTCGAAGTCATCGACACCATCAAGGCCAACGTGGAATCCGCTTGCCGAGCCACCGTCTCCTGCGCCGATATTCTCGCGCTCGCCGCCCGTGATGGGGTTGTCCAG CTTGGTGGACCGACATGGACGGTGCAACTAGGACGGAGGGACGCGAGGACGGCCAGCCAAAGCGCGGCAAACAGCAACCTCCCTGGCCCCGGCTTCAGCCTCGCCCAGCTGGTGGCGGCGTTCTCGGCCAAGGGCCTGAGCGCGCGTGACATGACCGCGCTTTCCGGCGCGCACACCATCGGGCAAGCTCGGTGCGCCACCTTCCGCTCCCACATCTACACCGACAGCAACATCAACAGCAGCTTCGCGGCGCTGCGCAGGCGGAACTGCCCGTCCTCAGGCGGCGATTCCAACCTTGCGCCGCTCGACCTCCAGACTCCCGTGGGCTTCGACAATAGGTACTACCAGAACTTGGTGGCGCAACAGGGGCTGCTGCACTCCGACCAGGAGCTCTTCAATGGAGGGTCTCAGGATGCATTGGTCCGCCTTTACAGCACCAATCCGGCGACCTTTAATTCCGACTTCACGGCGGCCATGGTGAGGATGGGAAACATCAGCCCCTTGACAGGAAGCAGAGGAGAGATTAGAGTAAATTGCAGGAGGGTGAACTGA
- the LOC122049609 gene encoding protodermal factor 1-like, producing MECCKCLMVCSLLLVLASLNVAMSRSLQEQEQEQKNFYPPSTGTSPSHSNGGAPDCSTPSGGASHATPTPYHHGSGSYGTPTPDKGTPSTPGGGYYNSPPATGGGGEHSSPAYPSPSTPAVNPQIPPFFTGTCRYWGSHPEIIAAILGSLGNIGDIFGHGCSAFFGSNPSLPAALTNTRPDGYGELFREGTAAFLNSMVNSKFPYTTPQVKSAFVGSITSDGAAQAQADVFKQANEAR from the exons ATGGAATGCTGCAAGTGTCTCATGGTTTGCTCTCTGCTGCTCGTGTTGGCCTCTCTAAATGTGGCCATGAGTCGAAGTCTGCAGGAGCAGGAGCAGGAGCAGAAGAACTTCTATCCTCCCTCAACTGGGACCTCTCCATCTC ACTCCAACGGCGGCGCGCCGGATTGTTCGACTCCCTCCGGCGGAGCCTCCCACGCCACCCCCACGCCGTATCACCATGGAAGCGGAAGCTACGGCACTCCCACACCGGATAAGGGAACACCAAGCACACCCGGGGGCGGCTACTATAACTCGCCTCCCGCCACAGGAGGCGGCGGCGAGCACTCTTCTCCAGCCTACCCCTCGCCTTCGACCCCTGCAGTCAACCCGCAGATCCCTCCCTTCTTCACTGGTACATGCAG GTACTGGGGATCCCACCCTGAGATCATAGCCGCCATTTTGGGGTCGCTGGGCAACATCGGGGACATTTTCGGCCACGGCTGCTCCGCCTTCTTCGGCAGCAACCCCAGCCTCCCGGCGGCGCTGACGAACACGAGGCCGGACGGGTACGGCGAGCTCTTCCGCGAGGGCACCGCCGCCTTCCTCAACTCCATGGTCAACAGCAAGTTCCCCTACACGACGCCGCAGGTCAAGTCCGCCTTCGTCGGCTCCATCACCTCCGACGGCGCCGCCCAGGCGCAGGCCGACGTCTTCAAGCAAGCCAACGAGGCGAGATAA